The following proteins come from a genomic window of Solwaraspora sp. WMMA2065:
- a CDS encoding DNA repair helicase XPB: MNNGPLIVQSDKTLLLEIDHPDATACRMAIAPFAELERSPEHVHTYRLTPLGLWNARAAGHDAESVVDALLKYSRYPVPHALLVDVADTMDRYGRLQLANDPAYGLVLRTTDRAVLTEVTKSKKLAGMFGDKIDDDTVAVHPSERGRLKQGLLKLGWPAEDLAGYVDGEAHLIELDTAGADGRPGWSLRSYQQEAVEQFWAGGSGVVVLPCGAGKTLVGAAAMAQAKATTLILVTNTVAGRQWKRELVARTSLTADEIGEYSGERKEIRPVTIATYQVLTSRRKGAFTHLDLFNARDWGLVIYDEVHLLPAPIFRFTADLQARRRLGLTATLVREDGREGDVFSLIGPKRYDAPWKDIEAQGWIAPAECVEVRVTLTDAERMGYAVTETEERYRAAATARTKLPVVKALVDRHHGDQVLVIGAYIDQLHQLGEFLGAPIVQGSTTNKERERLFDAFRHGEIPTLIISKVGNFSIDLPEAAVAIQVSGTFGSRQEEAQRLGRVLRPKADGRQAHFYTVVSRDTIDTEYAAHRQRFLAEQGYAYTIVDADDVLGPALP, encoded by the coding sequence GTGAACAACGGACCACTTATCGTCCAGTCAGACAAGACCTTGCTGCTTGAGATCGACCACCCGGACGCCACCGCGTGCCGGATGGCGATCGCCCCGTTCGCCGAGCTGGAGCGCTCGCCCGAGCACGTTCACACGTACCGGCTCACCCCGCTCGGTTTGTGGAACGCCCGCGCCGCCGGGCACGACGCCGAGAGCGTCGTCGACGCGCTGCTGAAGTACTCCCGCTACCCGGTGCCGCACGCGCTGCTGGTCGACGTCGCCGACACCATGGACCGGTACGGCCGGCTGCAGCTGGCCAACGACCCCGCGTACGGGCTGGTGCTGCGGACCACCGACCGGGCCGTACTGACCGAGGTGACCAAGAGCAAGAAGCTCGCCGGCATGTTCGGCGACAAGATCGACGACGACACGGTGGCGGTGCACCCGTCCGAGCGGGGCCGGCTCAAGCAGGGCCTGCTCAAGCTCGGCTGGCCGGCCGAGGACCTGGCCGGCTACGTCGACGGCGAGGCGCACCTGATCGAGCTGGACACCGCCGGCGCCGACGGGCGTCCCGGCTGGTCGCTGCGCTCCTACCAGCAGGAGGCGGTCGAGCAGTTCTGGGCCGGCGGCTCCGGAGTGGTGGTTCTGCCCTGCGGCGCCGGCAAGACGCTGGTCGGCGCGGCCGCGATGGCCCAGGCCAAGGCGACCACCCTGATCCTGGTCACCAACACGGTCGCCGGCCGGCAGTGGAAGCGGGAGCTGGTCGCCCGCACCTCGCTGACCGCCGACGAGATCGGCGAGTACTCCGGCGAGCGCAAGGAGATTCGCCCGGTCACCATCGCCACGTACCAGGTGCTGACCTCGCGCCGTAAGGGCGCCTTCACCCACCTCGACCTGTTCAACGCCCGCGACTGGGGCCTGGTGATCTACGACGAGGTGCATCTGCTGCCGGCGCCGATCTTCCGGTTCACCGCCGATCTGCAGGCCCGCCGCCGGCTCGGCCTGACCGCCACCCTGGTCCGCGAGGACGGCCGGGAAGGCGACGTCTTCTCACTGATCGGGCCGAAACGCTACGACGCGCCGTGGAAGGACATTGAGGCGCAGGGCTGGATCGCCCCGGCCGAATGCGTCGAGGTCCGGGTCACCCTCACCGACGCGGAACGGATGGGGTACGCGGTCACCGAAACCGAGGAGCGGTACCGGGCGGCGGCCACCGCGCGTACCAAGCTGCCGGTGGTCAAGGCGCTGGTCGACCGGCACCACGGTGACCAGGTGCTGGTCATCGGGGCGTACATCGACCAGTTGCACCAGCTCGGCGAGTTCCTGGGCGCGCCGATCGTGCAGGGCTCCACCACCAACAAGGAGCGGGAACGGCTGTTCGACGCGTTCCGCCACGGTGAGATCCCCACGCTGATCATCTCCAAGGTCGGGAACTTCTCCATCGACCTGCCGGAGGCGGCGGTGGCGATCCAGGTGTCCGGCACGTTCGGCTCCCGGCAGGAGGAGGCACAACGGCTCGGCCGGGTGCTGCGACCCAAGGCCGACGGCCGGCAGGCGCACTTCTACACCGTGGTCTCCCGGGACACCATCGACACCGAGTACGCCGCGCACCGGCAGCGGTTCCTCGCCGAGCAGGGGTACGCGTACACGATCGTCGACGCCGACGACGTCCTCGGCCCGGCCCTACCCTGA
- the ligD gene encoding non-homologous end-joining DNA ligase, which produces MRADRGLGAGERRIRVDVTGRSLELSNLDKVLYPAAGFTKGEVIDYYTRVSGALLPHLADRALTRIRYPNGVDGQFFFEKNAPASTPDWVRTERLPTPGSSRGRDELDFVVADDLPTLVWLANLAALELHTPQWRVGADPDLLVVDLDPGAPAGIEECCAVAVLIRDRFADDGIACFPKTSGRKGMQLGAPVSAGQPADVVSGYVKRVAEELERRAPKTITSKMAKRLRPGRVFIDWSQNHAAKTTVAPYSLRAGPVPAASAPLTWPEVEAAAAGEPGVVRQFTAAEVLDRLAEYGDLLADLLTVGPPVPDRRQGSG; this is translated from the coding sequence ATGCGGGCTGACCGCGGTCTCGGCGCGGGCGAGCGCCGGATCCGGGTGGACGTCACCGGCCGGTCGCTGGAGCTGTCCAACCTGGACAAGGTGCTGTACCCGGCGGCCGGGTTCACCAAGGGCGAGGTGATCGACTACTACACCCGGGTCTCCGGTGCGCTGCTGCCGCACCTCGCCGACCGGGCGCTCACCCGGATCCGCTACCCGAACGGCGTCGACGGCCAGTTCTTCTTCGAGAAGAACGCCCCGGCCAGCACCCCGGACTGGGTGCGTACCGAGCGGCTGCCGACGCCCGGGTCGTCACGGGGCCGCGACGAGCTCGACTTCGTGGTCGCCGACGACCTGCCCACCCTGGTCTGGCTGGCCAATCTGGCCGCGTTGGAGCTGCACACCCCGCAGTGGCGGGTCGGCGCAGACCCGGACCTGCTGGTCGTCGACCTCGACCCGGGAGCACCCGCCGGGATCGAGGAGTGCTGCGCGGTCGCGGTGCTGATCCGCGACCGGTTCGCCGACGACGGCATCGCCTGCTTCCCGAAGACCTCCGGCCGCAAGGGCATGCAGCTCGGCGCGCCGGTGTCGGCCGGGCAGCCGGCCGACGTCGTCTCCGGCTACGTGAAGCGGGTCGCCGAGGAGCTGGAACGCCGCGCACCGAAGACGATCACGTCGAAGATGGCCAAGCGGCTGCGCCCCGGCCGGGTCTTCATCGACTGGAGTCAGAACCACGCGGCGAAGACGACGGTGGCGCCGTACTCGCTGCGGGCCGGCCCGGTGCCGGCCGCCTCCGCGCCGCTGACCTGGCCGGAGGTGGAGGCCGCGGCGGCCGGCGAGCCGGGCGTCGTCCGCCAGTTCACCGCCGCCGAGGTGCTGGACCGGCTCGCCGAGTACGGCGACCTGCTCGCCGACCTGCTGACCGTCGGGCCGCCGGTCCCGGACCGCCGACAAGGGTCAGGGTAG
- the ligD gene encoding non-homologous end-joining DNA ligase, translating into MPGGPLRPMLATTGELPTGPGWWYEFKWDGVRALADISGGGQRLYARSGAEITIAYPELSGLPRALDDALLDGEMVLLDAAGRPSFTLLAERMHVRDPGRAARLAAGAPATYMIFDLLRLRGADLTGWPYHDRRHALEALGLAGPAWAVPPSFTDGPATRAAAAEHGLEGVVAKRRDAIYRPGARSPDWVKVKIELTRDFVVGGWRPGARRIGGLLVGVPVRDAAGVATGALRLTGRVGGGIGSAAERALLAALEPLRTDMSPFDAALPREDARGAIWVRPEVVIEVRYGQQTPDGRLRFPRFLRIRPDVPATDVTEEDADAG; encoded by the coding sequence GTGCCGGGTGGACCGCTGCGGCCGATGCTCGCGACGACCGGGGAGCTGCCCACAGGCCCCGGCTGGTGGTACGAGTTCAAATGGGACGGCGTGCGCGCTTTGGCCGATATATCCGGCGGGGGGCAGCGGCTGTACGCCCGGTCCGGTGCTGAGATCACCATCGCCTACCCGGAGCTGTCCGGGCTGCCCCGCGCCCTGGACGACGCCCTGCTCGACGGGGAGATGGTGCTGCTCGACGCCGCCGGCCGGCCGTCGTTCACCCTGCTCGCCGAACGGATGCACGTACGGGACCCGGGGCGGGCGGCCCGACTGGCCGCCGGTGCGCCGGCCACGTACATGATCTTCGACCTGCTGCGGCTGCGCGGTGCCGACCTGACCGGCTGGCCGTACCACGACCGGCGGCACGCCCTCGAAGCGCTCGGGCTGGCCGGGCCGGCGTGGGCGGTGCCGCCCAGCTTCACCGACGGGCCGGCGACCCGGGCCGCCGCCGCCGAGCACGGGCTGGAGGGGGTGGTCGCCAAGCGGCGCGACGCGATCTACCGGCCGGGTGCCCGCAGCCCCGACTGGGTCAAGGTCAAGATCGAGCTGACCCGGGACTTCGTCGTCGGTGGCTGGCGTCCCGGGGCCCGCCGGATCGGTGGGCTGCTGGTCGGCGTACCGGTGCGGGACGCGGCCGGCGTGGCGACCGGCGCACTGCGGCTCACCGGCCGGGTCGGCGGCGGGATCGGCTCGGCTGCCGAGCGGGCCCTGCTGGCCGCGTTGGAGCCGCTGCGCACCGACATGTCGCCGTTCGACGCTGCGCTGCCCCGGGAGGACGCCCGCGGTGCGATCTGGGTACGCCCAGAGGTGGTGATCGAAGTACGGTACGGCCAGCAGACCCCGGACGGGCGGCTGCGGTTCCCCCGGTTCCTGCGGATCCGCCCGGACGTGCCGGCCACCGACGTCACCGAGGAGGACGCCGATGCGGGCTGA
- a CDS encoding Ku protein, which translates to MRAIWKGAVSFGLVSIGVRLYSATEEKDIRFHQVHREDGGRIRYKRVCSVDGEEVSYDDIAKGYDLGGGEMVILTDEDFADLPLSTSRAIDVLEFVPADQVDPMLYNKAYYLEPEGTATKPYVLLRDALADSDRVAIVKVAIRQREQLATLRVRDNVLVLNTMLWPDEIRQASFGFLDDDIQVRPPELAMAASLIDSMAGEFAPDEYTDDYRAALQEVIDAKVEGREIVAPEEEEEAPAAAVDLMAALRASVERARVARGEAAGEASDEAAGKDREPAEPTPITSAKSAKAAAAPAAKKAAPARRTAPAKKSAAADQKKTTAKKAQPEKKTDARKAAAKSTGQKTGGTQKSGARKTAAKKTADRKSA; encoded by the coding sequence ATGCGCGCGATCTGGAAGGGCGCGGTGTCGTTCGGCCTCGTGTCGATCGGGGTACGCCTGTACTCCGCCACCGAGGAGAAGGACATCCGGTTCCACCAGGTGCACCGGGAGGACGGCGGACGCATCCGGTACAAGCGGGTCTGCTCGGTCGACGGCGAGGAGGTCAGCTACGACGACATCGCCAAGGGCTACGACCTCGGCGGCGGCGAGATGGTGATCCTCACCGACGAGGACTTCGCCGACCTGCCGTTGAGCACCTCCCGGGCGATCGACGTACTGGAGTTCGTGCCGGCCGACCAGGTCGACCCGATGCTCTACAACAAGGCCTACTACCTGGAGCCGGAAGGCACCGCGACCAAGCCGTACGTGCTGCTGCGCGATGCCCTGGCCGACTCTGACCGGGTGGCGATCGTCAAGGTCGCGATCCGGCAACGCGAGCAGCTCGCCACCCTGCGGGTACGCGACAACGTGCTGGTGCTCAACACGATGCTCTGGCCGGACGAGATCCGGCAGGCGTCGTTCGGCTTCCTCGACGACGACATCCAGGTCCGCCCGCCGGAGCTGGCGATGGCCGCCTCGCTGATCGACTCGATGGCCGGCGAGTTCGCTCCGGACGAGTACACCGACGACTACCGGGCGGCACTGCAGGAGGTCATCGACGCCAAGGTGGAGGGCCGGGAGATCGTCGCCCCGGAGGAGGAAGAGGAGGCACCGGCCGCCGCGGTCGACCTGATGGCCGCACTGCGCGCCTCGGTCGAACGGGCCCGGGTGGCGCGCGGGGAAGCCGCTGGCGAAGCTTCGGACGAGGCTGCTGGCAAGGACCGGGAGCCCGCCGAGCCGACCCCGATCACCTCCGCCAAGTCGGCCAAGGCCGCCGCCGCGCCGGCGGCGAAGAAGGCGGCCCCAGCCAGGAGGACGGCTCCGGCGAAAAAGTCGGCGGCCGCCGACCAGAAGAAGACCACCGCCAAGAAGGCCCAGCCGGAGAAGAAGACCGACGCCCGCAAGGCCGCCGCGAAGAGCACCGGTCAGAAGACCGGCGGTACGCAGAAGTCAGGTGCCCGCAAGACCGCCGCGAAGAAGACCGCTGACCGCAAATCCGCCTGA
- a CDS encoding DivIVA domain-containing protein: MRNLLHRIFNRPGRRANSVVEPPQHRRPRNAGVFRRPPLRPRIHPGQVRDRRFREVRRGLDPAEVYAFLHYVAEDLTVLRDDLRRTDDENLRIKRALREWQSAQTRTYA; encoded by the coding sequence ATGCGCAACCTTCTCCACCGGATCTTCAACCGACCAGGCCGGCGAGCAAACTCGGTGGTCGAGCCACCGCAGCACCGGCGGCCCCGCAACGCCGGAGTGTTCCGCCGGCCGCCGCTGCGGCCCCGGATCCACCCCGGCCAGGTCCGCGACCGCCGGTTCCGCGAAGTGCGGCGCGGCCTCGACCCTGCCGAGGTGTACGCCTTCCTGCACTACGTCGCCGAGGACCTGACCGTCCTGCGGGACGACCTGCGGCGCACCGACGACGAGAACCTGCGGATCAAGCGGGCGCTGCGCGAATGGCAGTCCGCCCAGACCCGGACGTACGCATGA
- a CDS encoding winged helix-turn-helix domain-containing protein, giving the protein MPVLPDYFKISNAIVADVNTGTLKAGDKLPSIAQLCKQYDVSPSTIRLVFVRLEALEVIDRHQGKGVFITDPATWMRKP; this is encoded by the coding sequence ATGCCTGTTTTGCCCGACTACTTCAAGATCTCGAACGCCATCGTTGCCGATGTCAACACCGGCACGCTCAAGGCCGGCGACAAGCTGCCGTCGATCGCCCAGCTCTGCAAGCAGTACGACGTGAGCCCGTCAACGATCCGCCTGGTGTTTGTGCGCCTCGAAGCGCTCGAGGTCATCGACCGCCACCAGGGCAAAGGTGTCTTCATCACCGATCCGGCGACGTGGATGCGCAAGCCGTAG
- a CDS encoding cellulose binding domain-containing protein, with translation MSLSSTPPTRHRTDEVPRSRRRAAWRRAAAGVAAAVLLATSGTTAASAPAHAAGTTAGAATSAGCLTVTIESSYWNNGPDSGGVFRDITITNTCATAVTGWKLVLTLPAGETVQQGWNANWTLDGKTLTAAPTTWNNVIAAGRSVEIGYVGAWTGDRPQDPGCTINGDPCDGNQPGPGPAPEVTLTSPVDNSYLVSVCAIRMTADASTKTGTIERVEFHINDQLVGSDTTAPYGIDVPPDHPALRDGDTSDGFPRHTAFARVVTVSPADTADSATITFSQAAPPPALMVIACPSQVEVPAGGSATMTFVTVCAATPALHLTVTGDPGVSVTPTVTRPGSTEHPVTITAAPGSAGAVARVTATADDSGSCLPATATVTVGPPD, from the coding sequence ATGTCGTTGTCGTCCACCCCACCGACGCGTCACCGTACCGATGAAGTGCCCCGCAGCCGCCGACGGGCCGCGTGGAGGCGGGCCGCGGCCGGCGTCGCCGCCGCGGTGCTTCTCGCCACCAGCGGTACGACGGCGGCCAGCGCCCCGGCACACGCGGCCGGCACGACCGCCGGGGCCGCCACCAGTGCCGGATGCCTGACGGTGACAATCGAGAGCAGCTACTGGAACAACGGCCCGGACAGCGGTGGCGTCTTCCGCGACATCACCATCACCAACACCTGCGCCACGGCGGTCACCGGCTGGAAACTGGTCCTGACGCTGCCGGCCGGCGAAACGGTCCAGCAGGGCTGGAACGCCAACTGGACCCTGGACGGCAAAACCCTCACTGCCGCTCCGACGACGTGGAACAACGTCATCGCCGCCGGCAGATCGGTCGAGATCGGATACGTCGGTGCCTGGACCGGCGACCGACCGCAGGATCCGGGCTGCACCATCAACGGCGACCCGTGCGACGGCAACCAACCCGGGCCGGGGCCGGCACCCGAGGTGACGCTGACCAGTCCGGTCGACAACAGCTACCTGGTGTCGGTCTGCGCCATCCGGATGACCGCCGACGCCAGCACCAAGACCGGGACGATCGAACGGGTCGAGTTCCACATCAACGACCAGCTCGTCGGCAGCGACACGACGGCCCCGTACGGCATCGACGTTCCACCCGACCACCCGGCGCTGCGCGACGGCGACACCAGTGACGGCTTCCCACGGCACACCGCCTTCGCTCGGGTCGTCACCGTCTCACCGGCGGACACCGCCGACTCGGCGACGATCACCTTCAGCCAGGCCGCGCCGCCACCGGCGCTGATGGTGATCGCCTGTCCGTCGCAGGTGGAGGTGCCGGCCGGTGGCTCAGCGACCATGACGTTCGTGACCGTCTGCGCCGCCACCCCGGCGCTGCACCTGACGGTGACCGGCGACCCCGGAGTCAGCGTCACCCCGACGGTCACCCGGCCCGGCAGCACGGAACACCCGGTCACCATCACCGCCGCACCCGGCAGCGCCGGAGCCGTCGCCCGGGTCACCGCTACCGCCGACGATTCAGGCTCCTGTCTGCCGGCCACAGCAACGGTCACCGTCGGCCCACCCGACTGA
- a CDS encoding alkene reductase, producing MHAADGRIVAQLMHAGRIAHPDNKHGQETVAPSAVAADGTMITATGRQPYPTPRALTTDELPQVVDEFRQAARSAVDAGLDGVELHGANGYLLHQFLAPTTNRRTDRYGGSPAARSRFVAETVTAVAQEIGPERVGLRLSPANGAIGLVEDDPAETAATYRGLVDAIAPLGLAFLHLSIDPADPLLADLSARFGGPVVVNTGFATVTDRETAQTLVRGGKAAAVAVGRPFIANPDLVRRWREQAPLNEVDQATVYGGDAHGYTDYPSLDGAGTPASAG from the coding sequence GTGCACGCCGCCGACGGGCGGATCGTCGCCCAGCTGATGCACGCCGGCCGGATCGCCCACCCGGACAACAAGCACGGGCAGGAGACCGTCGCGCCGAGCGCCGTCGCCGCCGACGGCACCATGATCACGGCCACCGGTAGGCAGCCGTACCCGACGCCCCGCGCCCTGACCACCGACGAGCTTCCGCAGGTGGTCGACGAGTTCCGGCAGGCGGCGCGGTCGGCCGTCGACGCCGGCCTCGACGGGGTCGAGCTGCACGGCGCCAACGGCTACCTGCTGCACCAGTTCCTCGCCCCGACGACCAACCGGCGCACCGACCGGTACGGCGGATCGCCGGCCGCCCGCTCCCGGTTCGTCGCCGAGACGGTCACCGCCGTCGCCCAGGAGATCGGCCCGGAACGGGTCGGGCTGCGGCTCTCCCCGGCCAACGGCGCCATCGGGCTGGTCGAGGACGATCCGGCCGAGACCGCCGCCACCTACCGGGGGCTGGTCGACGCGATCGCCCCGCTCGGCCTGGCCTTCCTGCACCTGTCGATCGACCCGGCCGATCCGCTGCTCGCGGACCTGTCGGCCCGGTTCGGCGGCCCGGTCGTGGTCAACACCGGGTTCGCGACGGTCACCGACCGGGAAACCGCGCAGACCCTGGTACGCGGCGGGAAAGCGGCGGCCGTCGCGGTCGGTCGGCCGTTCATCGCCAACCCCGACCTGGTACGCCGCTGGCGTGAGCAGGCTCCGCTCAACGAGGTCGACCAGGCGACGGTGTACGGCGGTGACGCCCACGGCTACACCGACTACCCGTCCTTGGACGGTGCCGGCACTCCGGCCAGCGCCGGATAG
- a CDS encoding DoxX family protein, producing the protein MNIVLWVLAGLLAAAFLGAGLMKVSQSREKLVEKGMGFAADFPMGLVRTIGALEILAAIGLILPAVTGIAPVFVPLAALGLVAMMIGAAIVHARRKEYPAILPNLVLLAMAAVVAWGRFGPYAF; encoded by the coding sequence ATGAACATCGTTCTTTGGGTGCTCGCCGGACTGCTCGCCGCAGCGTTTCTCGGCGCGGGGCTGATGAAGGTCAGCCAGTCGAGGGAGAAGCTTGTCGAGAAGGGGATGGGCTTCGCCGCCGACTTCCCGATGGGTCTGGTGCGGACCATCGGCGCGCTGGAGATCCTTGCCGCGATCGGCCTGATCCTGCCGGCGGTCACCGGGATCGCCCCGGTGTTCGTGCCGCTGGCCGCCCTCGGCCTGGTCGCGATGATGATCGGCGCCGCGATCGTGCACGCCCGGCGCAAGGAGTACCCGGCGATTCTGCCCAACCTGGTCCTCCTGGCGATGGCCGCCGTCGTCGCCTGGGGCCGATTCGGCCCGTACGCCTTCTGA
- a CDS encoding MarR family transcriptional regulator, producing MATPTEQPHWLDKEELETWFALVGVLARLPGALDRQLQRDAGISHFEYQVMAALSETPERTMRMSRLAMIADGSLSRLSQVVTRLEKRGWVCRTPDPTDGRYTLATLTDDGWDKLVATAPGHVAEVRRLVFDPMTKAQCRQLRDIGRRITTTIDPDESCLR from the coding sequence ATGGCCACCCCGACCGAGCAGCCGCACTGGCTCGACAAGGAGGAACTGGAGACCTGGTTCGCCCTCGTCGGCGTACTGGCGAGGCTGCCGGGCGCCCTCGACCGGCAGTTGCAGCGCGACGCCGGAATCAGCCACTTCGAGTACCAGGTGATGGCCGCGCTGTCCGAGACGCCCGAGCGCACCATGCGGATGAGCCGGCTCGCCATGATCGCCGACGGGTCGTTGTCTCGGCTGTCGCAGGTCGTCACCCGGCTGGAAAAGCGCGGCTGGGTCTGCCGTACGCCGGACCCGACCGACGGTCGCTACACGCTCGCGACGCTGACCGACGACGGCTGGGACAAGCTGGTCGCCACGGCCCCCGGGCACGTCGCCGAGGTGCGTCGACTCGTCTTCGACCCGATGACGAAGGCCCAGTGCCGGCAGCTACGCGACATCGGCCGACGCATCACCACCACCATCGACCCCGACGAGTCCTGCCTGCGCTGA
- a CDS encoding LamG domain-containing protein — MTVDNRGSVRGLRRVAVLIAMVLGVHAVAAAPAVAGPAERDTATSSNVVAPIAPDIDSPEYLPLDADEHTSACAEDNQHRGSIGVYGTFTFHSPSPQVVKYLYGFNTNPLPDNVLVPASIGAPVSLRWMPVQDRTTSVTVQAVDADGGRSPIAYCLFSVPTRLAAGEWPLDDAAGATSAADARGNHPAAAGSGVTFGVPGSECADLGAQCQLGRAARLTGDAATSYLATSSSGLIDTSTGFGASAWVRLTDDSVDRVAVSQDGTDAPGFTLGFDADSGRWAFEIAASDSPSPAVWSVTSTAPVMLGEWTHLAAAYDPELTTMTLYVHGDEQPVALRQSVWASQGAVQIGRAVSGSGYTEGWAGDLADVAVFDRVLVSHEVRDLSARPPTSFGYWPLDEATNGNSPEYGGGADLRLHGDSHLYAPDMDEDPFAEPPLVADGHLVLDGVDDWAQTDGPIAVTDRSFTVGVRVRLAGPTCGDTDQAVLSQAGVTASGFVIRCNAASNRWELVLPHQDTTDPASTVIQDNLTYPEWDYFGQHLAVVYDSARQEVRLYVDGYLSATGTAAYTAGWRANGGLQVGRALHNGSFGQYLTGVVDEVRVYAGAADATMIARMAGMAGGPIG; from the coding sequence ATGACAGTGGATAATCGTGGATCCGTGCGCGGGCTGCGGCGGGTGGCAGTGCTGATCGCGATGGTGCTCGGGGTACACGCCGTCGCCGCCGCACCGGCGGTGGCCGGACCGGCAGAGCGCGACACGGCGACGTCGAGCAACGTCGTCGCGCCGATCGCGCCGGACATCGACTCGCCGGAGTACCTGCCGCTCGACGCCGACGAACACACCAGCGCCTGCGCCGAGGACAACCAGCACCGTGGGTCGATCGGTGTGTACGGCACCTTCACCTTCCACTCGCCGTCCCCTCAGGTCGTCAAGTACCTGTACGGCTTCAACACCAACCCCTTGCCGGACAACGTCCTTGTGCCCGCGAGCATCGGCGCGCCGGTGTCGCTGCGCTGGATGCCGGTGCAGGACCGGACGACCTCAGTCACCGTGCAGGCGGTCGACGCCGACGGAGGACGTTCGCCGATCGCATACTGCCTTTTCTCCGTACCGACTCGGCTCGCTGCTGGCGAGTGGCCGCTCGACGACGCGGCCGGTGCCACTTCGGCGGCGGACGCGCGCGGCAACCACCCGGCGGCCGCCGGCAGCGGCGTCACGTTCGGCGTTCCCGGGTCGGAGTGCGCAGACCTGGGCGCGCAGTGCCAACTCGGCCGGGCGGCCCGACTCACCGGCGACGCGGCTACCAGCTACCTGGCTACCAGCAGTTCCGGCCTGATCGACACGTCGACCGGGTTCGGTGCCAGCGCCTGGGTGCGGTTGACCGACGACTCGGTCGACCGGGTCGCGGTCAGCCAGGACGGCACCGACGCGCCCGGCTTCACCCTCGGCTTCGACGCGGACAGTGGCCGTTGGGCGTTCGAGATCGCCGCATCGGACTCGCCTTCACCGGCTGTGTGGTCGGTGACCAGCACCGCGCCGGTCATGCTCGGCGAGTGGACCCACCTGGCGGCCGCGTACGACCCGGAGCTGACCACGATGACCCTGTACGTCCACGGCGACGAACAGCCGGTGGCGCTGCGTCAGTCGGTGTGGGCGTCGCAGGGTGCGGTGCAGATCGGTCGCGCGGTCAGCGGCAGCGGCTACACCGAGGGCTGGGCCGGAGACCTCGCCGACGTCGCGGTCTTCGACCGCGTACTGGTGTCGCACGAGGTGCGAGACCTGTCGGCTCGGCCGCCGACCTCGTTCGGCTACTGGCCGCTGGACGAGGCCACCAACGGCAACAGCCCGGAGTACGGCGGCGGTGCGGACCTGCGGTTGCACGGCGATTCGCACCTGTACGCCCCGGATATGGACGAGGACCCGTTCGCTGAGCCGCCGCTGGTAGCTGATGGGCATCTGGTGCTCGACGGCGTCGACGACTGGGCGCAGACCGACGGACCGATCGCGGTTACCGACCGCAGCTTCACCGTCGGCGTACGAGTGCGGCTGGCCGGCCCGACCTGCGGAGACACCGACCAGGCGGTGCTGTCCCAGGCCGGCGTCACCGCCAGTGGCTTCGTCATCCGCTGCAACGCCGCGTCGAATCGCTGGGAGCTGGTCCTGCCACACCAGGACACCACCGACCCGGCGTCGACGGTCATACAGGACAACTTGACGTACCCGGAATGGGATTACTTCGGCCAGCACCTGGCGGTGGTCTACGACTCGGCGCGCCAGGAGGTGAGACTCTACGTCGACGGCTACCTTTCTGCGACCGGCACTGCCGCGTACACGGCCGGCTGGCGGGCGAACGGCGGCCTGCAGGTGGGCCGGGCGTTGCACAACGGGAGCTTCGGCCAGTACCTCACCGGCGTCGTCGACGAGGTCCGGGTGTACGCGGGAGCCGCCGACGCGACGATGATCGCCCGGATGGCTGGAATGGCGGGTGGCCCGATCGGGTGA